TTGAGCTTTGATGCAATGGACACAGTTCAAGGCTGTATTCGCCTGATGAGTGGAATGCTTTCGACAATGAAATTTAATCATCAAAGAATGGAAGCATCAGCAAAGGGTGGATTTACCAATGCCACTGATGCAGCAGATTATCTTGTGGGAAAGGGCGTTCCTTTTCGAGATGCTCATGGCATCGTGGGGCAGTTGGTTCTCTATGGTATTGAAAACCATAAGGCACTCGATGATTTTACCCTAGCAGAATTTAAGGCCATTAGTCCAGTATTTGAGGAAGATATTTACGAGGCCATTGGCATGAAGCATTGTGTAGAAAAGCGAGTCACAGTGGGAGCACCAGGAGAAGAGGCGATGCGTCAGGAGATTGCACAGAGTGAGGCTTTATTGTAATTTATGAAGAAGCTTCGGAGAAATGAAATTTTGTTTGGGCTTGTGCTCATTGCCATTTGTCTAGTGTGGCTTGGTGTGCGCGGGCTTGGAAAAAAGAAGGCAGATGTTGCAATTTTGACCTATGGCGACCACATTGTAGAGCGGTTGCCACTGGATAAGGATGATGACTTTTATGCCGAGAGCAACGGTTATAAAATTCATATTCAAATTAAAAATCACCGAGCAGGATTTGTTGACAGCACCTGTCCAGATCATATCTGTGAGCACTATGGAATGCTTGGAGATGATGGAGATATTGCGGTCTGTCTGCCAGCAAAGGCGACATTGAGTATTCAAAAGAAATCATAAGAAGAAGGAGAAAATTATGAAAAAAAAGTGGTTGATTTTGGCTGTGACCATGGCTATGACTGTGGCACAGGCCAACACAGCAATGGCAAGCATTTGGATTAAGGATAAGACAGGTTGGTGGTACCAGCACAACAATGGCTCTTATACAAAGGGAAATTGGGAAAAAATTCGTGACCGCTGGTACTATTTTAATAGCAAGGGATATTTGACCACAGGTTGGCAGGAGATCAAAGGAGTTTGGTATTATTTAAAACCAGGCGGTCCGATGGCGACAGGTTGGCAAAATATTGATAATAAGTGGTATTATTTCCACTCTAGTGGTCGCATGGCTGCCAATGGTTGGGTCAGTGGAAAATACTACATGGGCAGTGATGGTGCAATGTTGACCAATACAAAGACACCAGATGGTTACCAAGTTGGTGCAGACGGCAAGTGGGTTGACGCAAAAAAATAGGATAAAAAATGGGAGTGGTGAAAAATTTTGATTTTTCACCACTCCCATTTTCTTTTAAATCATTTTTTCAGGTAAAAAGACTTCATCGAATTTTTCTTCACTTAAAAATCCAAGTTGAACACAGGCTTCTTTTAGGGAAATATTTTCTTTATAGGCAAGTTTTGCCGTTTTCGCAGCATTTTCATATCCAATATAGGGATTTAAGCAGGTGACTAACATCAATGAGCGATGAAGATTGTTCTGCATCTTGTCTTTATTGGCCCGGATGCCCCTGCAACAATTTTTCTCAAAGGAGAGAATGACATCGCTCAATAGTCGCACAGATTGAAGGAAGTTATAGATGATGACGGGCATAAAGACATTGAGCTCGAAATTTCCTTGGCTAGCACCAATGCCAATGGTCGTATCATTGCCCATGACCTGAATGGCAACCATCGTTACTGCTTCACATTGTGTTGGATTGACTTTTCCAGGCATAATGGAGCTTCCAGGCTCATTTTCTGGAATAAAAATTTCACCAAGACCACATCGAGGTCCACTGGCCAAAAAGCGAATATCATTGGCAATTTTTAGTAAGTCACAGGCCAGTGCCTTGAGGGCACCGTGAGAAAAGACCAGCTCATCTTTTGAAGTGAGGGCGTGAAATTTATTTCTTGCGGTGATAAATTCCTTGCCTGTAAGCACAGAGACAGCTCTGGCTACAGCTTGGTCAAATCCTGCTGGTGCATTTAGACCTGTGCCAACAGCAGTTGCACCGAGGGCGAGTTCTCGCAGTGGTTGGAGGCTCATACGGATGAGTTCTTTATCTCGCTCAAGAGAGCTTCTCCAGCCACTGATTTCTTGAGAAAAAGCAATCGGTGTGGCATCTTGAAGGTGAGTTCGCCCAGATTTGACAATACCTTGATTTTCCTCTTCTAATCGAAGGAATGTGTTGATTAATTTGTCAATAGCAGGAAGAAGTTGATCTTCGATTTCTGTGACTGCTGCGATGTGCATGGCCGTTGGAAAGGTGTCATTAGAGCTTTGGGACATATTGGCGTGGTCATTGGGTTGGATGAGCGTCTCCTCAGCCAATTGATTGGCACGATGAGCAATAACTTCGTTGACATTCATATTGCTCTGTGTACCTGATCCTGTTTGCCACACCGCAAGAGGAAATTCATGCGCAAGTTCTCCAGAAATGATTTCATCACAGGCAGTGCAAATATAGGAAAAACGTTGGTCATTTAATTTTTGTAAGTCGTGATTGGCAATGGCAGCAGCTTTTTTTAAAATACCAAAGGCCTTGATGATTTCAGATGGCATTTTTTCGATTCCAATGGCAAAATTTTCAAAGCTTCTTTGTGTCTGTGCTCCCCAGAGATGATGAGAAGGAACTTTGACTTCGCCCATTGTGTCGTGTTCAATTCGATATTGCATATAAAATCCTCCTAGAGTAATCGTTAGGAATATTATATCGCAGGGGGAGATTTTTGCAATCATTCAGCGAAAATGTTATAATAGTACTAGACTTTGGATAGGATGGGAAGAAAAATGAGACAAAATATAGGGATATTGGCGGCTGTTGACTCTGGAAAGACGACGCTGGCTGAAGCAATTTTATATCAAAGTGGTACAGTCAAAAAGATGGGAAGGGTGGACAATCAGGATGCCTTTTTGGATCACTTTGCCTTAGAAAGGGCGAGGGGAATTACCATCTTTTCAAAGCAAGCAATCTTTCATTGGAAGGATTGGGAAATCAATTTATTGGATACTCCAGGACATATCGATTTTTCGGCAGAGATGGAGAGAACTTTGACTGTCTTAGACTATGCCATTTTAGTGATTAGTGGTGCAAGTGGCGTGCAGGGGCACACAAAGACGCTGTGGAAATTATTGAGAAGATATCATATTCCCACATTTATTTTTGTAAATAAATTGGATCAAAATGGGGTGGAAAAGGAGAATGTCTATGCTGAATTGAGGAGAAAATTATCAGGAAATATTGTAGATTTTCAGGCAGAAAAAGAAGAGTGGCTGGATGAATTGTCGATGTGCTCGGAAGAGATGATGGAGGCCACTTTAGAGGAGAGAGAGATCACAAAGGAGATGATTTCTTTTGCCATTGCAAGAGAGGAACTCTTTCCCTGCTACTTTGGATCTGCTCTAAAATTGATGGGAGTGGAGATATTGCTCGATGCTATTACAGAGTATGCGATCGAAAAAGAATATCCCGAAGAATTTGGTGCGATTGTATATAAGATTACCAGAGATTTTCAAGGAACTCGTCTGACACATATTAAGGTCACGGGGGGCGAGGTGAAAAATAAAATGGTGATTGGCGAGGAAAAGGTCAATCAAATTCGAATCTATAATGGTATAAGATTTGAAAGTGTGTCCGATGTTGGTGCGGGTACAGTCTGTGCACTGGTGGGTTTAAATCACACCTATGTTGGGCAGAGCTTGGGAGAGGACCACACCGCTATACCAAAGGTTTTAGAGCCAGTGCTCAGCTATGAAATGATTTTGCCAGAAGATATTGTCCCCAATATGGTGATGCCAAAGCTTAAGGAGATGGCAGAGGAGTTTCCAGAATTACAATTGCAATGGGATGAGAAGGCACAGAGTATTCGTGTCAAATTGATGGGAGCAGTGCAAATTGAAATTTTACAAAACCTTTTCAAAGAGCGAATGGATATGGATGTGACTTTTTCAGAGGGAAGGATTGCCTATAAGGAGACTATTCAGCTGAGTGCAGAGGGAATTGGACATTTTGAGCCATTACGTCACTATGCGGAAGTTCATCTTTTGCTCGAGCCACTGCCTAGGGGAAGTGGGTTAATCTTTTCATCCAAGGTTTCTTCGGATATGTTGGCTGTAAATTGGCAAAATCTCATTTTGACACATTTAAAGGAAAGGGAACATAAAGGAGTATTAATTGGAGCTCCCGTCACGGATATGCGTATGACAATTGTGGCAGGAAGGGCACATAATAAGCACACAGAAGGTGGAGATTTTCGTCAAGCGACTTATCGAGCTGTGCGTCAGGGCTTGATGCAGACAGAAAGTATTTTGCTGGAGCCCTATTATGAATTTCGCCTAGAGATTCCAGTAGTCAATCTTGGAAGAGCACTCAATGATTTAAATGCCATGTTTGCCAAATTTGATCCGCCAGAGACAGAAGGGGAGATGGCCAGTGTTGTGGGGGTGGCTCCCGTTGCTTGTATACAAAATTATCAGGCTGACCTTTTGACTTATACTAAGGGACAGGGACATATTTTTCTTTCTTTTGATCGCTATGATGAGTGTCACAATAGTGAGGAAGTGATAGCCAATGCGATGTATGATCCAGAACTAGACATTTCAAGTCCCTGCGGATCAGTTTTTTGTGCCCATGGCAGTGGTTTTTATGTGCCTTGGTATGAGGTTCCACTCTATCGACAAGTGGACAGTGGCTTGGGATTTTTTGATACAAAACCAGAAGACACTCAAGAAGTTCAAGTGGTTCGATCCACCTATGACGCCAATCAGGCCAACACTGAGGAATTGATGGAAATTTTTGAGCGAACCTATGGAAAGGTCAAACCAAGGATTGGTGATTGGGATCAATCGACCAAGCATCATAAGAGCACAGAAAAGGAATATGTCTATAAGGGAACAAAGAAGGTCAAGGAATATATGTTGGTTGATGGCTACAATGTTATCTTTGCTTGGGATAGCTTGAGAGAACTGGCCGAACAGAACATTGATGCAGCTAGGGACCGCCTAATGGATATTTTGGTCAATTATTCATCTTATCAAAAGTACACTTTAATTTTGGTCTTTGATGCCTATAAGCTAAAGGGACATACAACAGAGATTATGGAATATCACAATATCTATGTTGTCTACACCAAGGAGGCAGAGACTGCAGACCACTATATTGAAAAGACGGCCCATGAGATTGGACATAAGTACCGAGTGACGGTAGTCACCTCGGATGGAATGGAGCAGGTGATTATTCGCAGTGCAGGATGTATATTGATGTCTTCAAAGGAATTATTTGAAGATGTGCAGAGAGTGGAGAGAGAAATCCGAAAGGAACATATTGAAAGCCAGATGAGCAAGAAAAATTTGCTCTTTGATCAGCTTTCAGATGAAATGAAGCAAAAATTAGAGGATATTCGATTGGGAAAATAGAAAAAAATAGCCCCAAGCTTATGCTTGAGGGCTATTTTCATATCATTATTTTGAATGATCTGTATGGCAAGCGGAATGGCAACTGCCACAACTTCCGCTACAGCCACCACAATTTCCACCACAAGAATGTTTACCGTGTTTCTTGTCTTGGTAGATTACAAAACCTGCACCACCTGCACAGGCAAGAACAATGAGTCCAACAATTGCAGTAGCCATAATTTTTTCCTCCTATTCAACCACAGAACGATGATTCTTTGCTGTGGATTTTGCTGTTGGCTTTGCAGGGCGAACAAGCTGGAAGATAATCAGTGCAATCAAGATGATAGCAACTGCTGTTCCAATGCTGAATCCTGCAGCACCAGTAAAGACGATACCTAATTGATAAATAATTAATGAAATAACATAGGCAAAGATACATTCATAACCAATGGCAATCAAAGTCCACTTTCCAGAGCTCATCTCTCTCTTAATGGCACCGATGGCTGCAAAGCAAGGTGCACATAAAAGATTAAATACTAAGAATGAATAGGCAGCTAATGGAGTGATTGCTGCTTGCAATGCAGCCCAAATTGGCTGGCTGTTATCAACAAGGTCTTCTGCACTGGAGTGGAAGAGAACACCAAAGGTATTGACTACATTCTCCTTTGCAATAAGACCAGTAATGGCTGCAGAGGCAAACTTCCAGTCTCCAAAGCCAAGAGGCTTAAAGATATGGGCAATAACACCACCAACAGCAGCCAAAATACTAGAATCCATGTCATCTGTCATTCCGAATGAACCACCAGCAAAGCTGAAGTTTGACAATAACCAAATTAAGATAGATGCCAAAAGAATAATGGTTCCCGCCTTTTTGATAAAACTTGTAGAACGCTCAAGCATGGAGCGAAAAATACTACCAGCGGTTGGCATATGATAAGGTGGAAGCTCGATAACAAATGGAGTTGTATCCCCAGCAAATAGAGCTGTCTTTTTTAACATAATACCAGAAATGATGATGGCAGCCATACCAACAAAGTAGGCACTTGGTCCAACCCAAGCAGCACCATTAAAGAGTGAACCAGCAATCAATGCGATAACTGGAACCTTTGCAGAACAAGGAATGAAAGTAGTTGTCATAACTGTCATTCGACGATCATGCTCGCTCTCAATTGTTCTTGATGCCATAACTCCAGGAACACCACAACCTGTACCAACAAGGATAGGAATAAAACTCTTTCCTGAAAGACCAAACTTTCTAAAAATTCTATCCATAACAAAGGCAATTCTGGCCATATATCCACAGCCCTCAAGGAAGGCGAGGAAAAAGAAAAGAAGTAACATCTGTGGAAGGAATCCAATAACAGATCCAACACCAGCGATAATACCATCTGAAACTAGGCCAATGAGCCATTTTGCACAACCAATATTTGTCAAGAAGTCACTCACACCTGGCTGAACAATTTCACCGAAAAGAGTATCATTGATCCAGTCACTGATGGTTTTACCAATATTTGATATGGAAATATAGTAAACAACGAACATAATGATGGCAAAGATTGGCAATGCCAAAATACGATTCGTGACAATGCGGTCAATTTTATCAGAGAGTGTCACCTTATTCTTATTGCGCTTTTTGTAGCAACGATCAATAATCTTTGCGATATAGGAATAGCGTTCGGTTGTGATAATACTCTCTGCATCATCATCTTGCTCTTTCTCTACTGCAGCAATAATGCCTTCAAAGGTCTTCATCTGGCTATCAGGGAGAGAAAGTTGATTGAGTATCTTCTCATCTCTCTCAAAGATCTTGATAGCATACCAGCGTCTTGTTGCTTCAGAAACCTGTGTCAAGGAATCACCAATTTTCTTTAGTGCATCTTCGATTTTTGGATCGAAGTCATGGAGAGACTTTAAAGTAGCTCCAGATTGTGCAGCTGCAACGGCCTTGGCCACAAGATTGTCAATTCCCGTACTCTTTAGAGCAGAAATTTCAACCACTGGGCAACCCAATGTCTTTGATAGATTGTCAAAGTCGAGAATATCGCCACTTTTTGCAATGACATCGGCCATATTCACTGCGATAACGACTGGAATGCCAAGTTCAAGAATCTGAGTAGTTAGATACAAGTTTCTTTCTAGGTTTGTACCATCAATAATATTGATAATAGCATTTGGTTTTTCATTTAAGAGATAATTTCTTGCAACTACTTCCTCAAGTGTGTATGGAGAAAGAGAATAGATACCTGGTAAATCGGCAATGGTAATGTCCTTATGACCTTTTAATTTACCTTCTTTCTTCTCCACCGTTACGCCGGGCCAGTTGCCGACATATTGATTTGATCCCGTGAGGGAGTTAAATAGTGTAGTCTTACCAGTATTTGGGTTACCGGCAAGAGCAATCGTGTACTTCATAAAATAAAAGTCCTTTCTATTCTACGTCAATAAGTTCTGCATCTGCTTTTCTCAAAGAAAGCTCATATCCTCTAACTGTTACTTCAATAGGATCACCTAGTGGTGCTACCTTGCGAATATAGACAGTTGCTCCCTTAGTCAGTCCCATATCCATAATTCTTCTCTTTACAGCACCCTCACCGCGGAGTTTGACCACAGTGACGGTTTCGCCAATTTTGGCTTCTCTTAGATTTTTCATTCCTTCCCCTTCCTAGCGGATCATAATTTTGGCAGCCATTTCTCGGCTAATTCCAATACGTGAGCCCTTGACATTGACAATCAAGTTTCCGTCAAGTTCACTGACAACGCTGATTTGTCCGTCAACAACGAAACCCAAATTGTTTAAATGCAATCGCATTTCTTCTGTGCCTGAAACTCGAGTAATGGTATACACCTCGCCAAGCTTTGCCATTAACAATGGCATATTGTCACCTTCTTTCTCTACCTAGTTAGTCCATACTAATTTACATAGATAAGTTAGCACAAACTAATTTTCTTGTCAATACTAAAAAGTATTGGACAAGGAGAGGAAGTTTGTTGTATAGTTAAGAAGTACAGTTAGATTATACTAACCGAAGGAGAGAAGAGAGGTTATGGAAAATATTGTGCTTGCAGAGGGGATGAACTTACTCTACGCTCGCTTGCACGGGAAACATTTCTCTTATAGGGAAAAGGAAACGAGGAACTTAGCCATATTCTACTGCCTACAGGGGCGAATGGAATGGCTGGATGGAGATTGCATCTGTAGCATCGAAATGGGCGATTTATGGATAAAAGAATTGGAAGTTGGAGAAGAAATTGATTTGCGGCTTCCATTGGGCAGTGGAAAAACGCTAGCATATTTATTGAATATTGAAAATATGGAAACATTTTTTAAACACTTGCCAAAGGAACTTTCTTTATCTGGAGATTGTATCAAGGACATTCGGGGGCAGTTTTTGAAAAAAAAGAGCTGGGCACATATCAAGACAAATGAGACAATCCGTGCGATTTGGCAGCCATTGAAAGATCAGAATCATTGGAAGAGCCTTGGAATGCTAAAATGTCTGGAACTTTTGGTCTATCTTCGTCATACACACCAAGTGGAAGAAACAAAAAAGAAATATTTTTATAGGGGACAGATAGAAAAGGTAAAGGGCATTCACGATCAATTGGTTGGCCATCTGGGACAGAGATTTACTATAGAAAAGTTAGCTAGGGAAAATGATATCTCAATGACAACATTAAAGGATTGCTTTAAATATCTTTTTGGGGCACCAATTGATACCTATATGCGCAGATATCGAATTCATATGGCCTGTGAGCGATTAAAAAATACAAAAGATGCGATTGCAGATATTGCGGAGGAAGTAGGATATGAGAGTCCCAGTCGCTTTTCGGCGGCCTTTAAGCGGATTGTTGGGATGAAGCCAAGTGAATACAGAAAACAATAAACCAAATAGCACAGTTTTTGTCTGATTCGCATATCGGTTAGGTTTTCCTTTATGTTAGGATAATGCCTGTAGAAAAAAATAATTTTTGGAGGTAATCACAATGATCGATGTAAAGAAGGTAGCAATATTTGTTGGTGGTACAATTTTTGGTTCAGCAGGATTTAAGCTCTTGTCAAGCAAGGATGCAAAGAAGGCTTATACCCATACCGTTGCAGCAGCACTTCGTGTGAAGGAGAGTGCAATGGATACAGTGACATGTATTCAGGAGAATGCAAGTGATATTCTTGCTGAGGCAAAGGACATCAATGAGGCAAGAGCGAGCAAGGAAGTAGAAGTAGAGGACACATCCGAGGAAGCATAAAATGAAATGTAAAATCTTACACGAGAGTAAGGGAAGAATCCGCTTGCATATGGCGCAAAAGCAAATGACGCTAAGGCAGGCGGATATGCTTTTATATTACTTAGAGGCAAATGAAAATGTTTTACAGGCCACAGTCTATGAGAGAACGGCAGATGCGATTCTCCATTACAAAGAAGGAAGTCGCGATAAAGTTTTACAAGCACTGTCAAAGTTTAGTTATGCCGATGAAAAGGTAGCGGCCCTTGTTCCAGAAAAGACAGGAAGGGCGCTGACGAGGGAATATAAAGAAAAGCTGGTCATGATGGTGGCTACAAAGTTTGCAAGGGATTTATTTCTCCCAATGCCAATCAGGACGGTTTTGTTGGTTGCTCATGCCATTAAATATGTCTGGAAGGGAATAAAATGCTTGTTAAGAGGAAAGTTAGAAGTCGAGGTTCTCGATGCACTTTCCATTGGTATTTCTATTGTGCGAGCAGATTATTCTACCGCAGGTTCTGTGATGTTTTTACTTGGTATTGGAGAGTTACTTGAGGAATGGACACACAAAAAGTCCGTCGATGACTTGGCAAGAAGTATGGCTTTAAATGTCGACAAGGTTTGGCTAAAGACAGAAAATGGTGATGTTTTAGTTCCAATTGGACAGATTAAGGCAAAGGATCTCATTACAGTTCATACAGGAAATGTCATTGCCATTGATGGAAAGGTTGTCAGCGGAGAAGCCATGGTCAATCAGGCTTCACTCACTGGAGAATCTGTCCCAGTGGCAAAGCGAGAGGGCTCTTATGCCTATGCAGGAACTGTGGTTGAAGAGGGCGAAATTGTCATCGAGGCCGAGCAAGAAGTTGGCCATGGTCGCTATGACAAAGTAGTTCAGATGATTGAGGATTCAGAAAAGTTAAAGTCAAATACAGAGAGTAAGTTTGCAAGATTGGCGGATAAGCTTGTGCCATATTCATTGGCAGGAACAGCTTTGACCTATCTGTTGACAAGAAATGTGACTCGTGCACTTTCTGTATTGATGGTTGATTTTTCTTGTGCACTCAAGCTTTCTATGCCACTTGCGGTACTTTCGGCGATGAGAGAGGCTGGAAAGTACAATGCCACAGTAAAGGGTGGAAAGTTTTTGGAGGCCATTGCTCAGGCAGATACCATTGTCTTTGACAAGACAGGTACATTGACTTTTGCATGTCCAACCGTGGCAAAGGTTATTCCTTGTGAAAAGAGAGATGCCAATGAGATGCTAAAAATTGCAGCATGTCTGGAAGAGCATTTCCCACATTCTATGGCCAATGCAGTTGTCAAAAAGGCAGCAGATATGGGAATTTCTCACAAAGAAATGCATTCTGAGGTCGAGTATGTCGTGGCACATGGAATTGCAAGCAAAATTAATAAGCAAAGAGTAGTGATTGGAAGTGCTCATTTTGTATTTGATGATGAGCATGTCAAAGTTTCTAAGGCAGATGAAAAGATCTTGGATGCACTGGAGCCAAGATATTCGCATCTATATTTGGCAATTGCAGGAAAACTTGCTGCGATTATTGCCATTGCGGATCCACTTCGCCCAGAGGCAAAGGATGTGCTTGCTCAGTTGAAGGAGCTTGGCATTAAAAAGACAGTAATGATGACAGGAGATAATGCTCAGACAGCACAGGCGATTGCAGGGGAAGTTGGCGTAGATGAGTTCCATGCAGAAGTTTTGCCAGAGGACAAGGCCGCACTTGTGGAGCAGAGAAAGGCCGCAGGACATACGGTAATTATGATTGGCGATGGCATCAACGATTCGCCAGCACTTTCGGCAGCAGATTGTGGTATTGCTATTGGTGCTGGAGCAGCCATTGCAAGAGAGATTTCTGATGTCACCATTGCAGCAGAAAGCCTTGAGGAGCTTGTCATGCTAAAGCGGTTGGCCAATTTAATGATGAAGAGAGTTCATAATAATCATCACTTTGTCATTGGATTTAATGGAGCATTGATTCTACTTGGAACCATGGGCATATTACAGCCAACAGTGTCAGCGCTACTGCATAATGCTTCAACGCTGGGTGTATCTTTGGTAAGTATGACCAATTTAATAGAAAACTAAAATAAGATATTGACAAGGAAGGTGAACTTTGCTAGACTATTAAAAGTTACTTTAAACAAGAAAGCAGGTTCGCCTCACCTTGGCACAATCGTGACCCGGGTTCATAATTTTGCATACCTTGGGTGTGTTTTTTTATGGCGGATGGTTTTCTATCGGCTATTTTTTTAGCGTTAAACATTATTTGGGGGGTATACGACTATTAGCAATCAATTGATTAACGAACAGATTAGAGCAAAGGAAGTCCGTCTAGTTAGTAGTGATGGAGAACAGCTCGGTGTGGTATCCATTGCTGAGGCGATGGCAAAGGCCGAAGAAGCAGAACTTGACCTTGTACTCATTGCACCAACGGCTAAGCCACCGGTTTGCAAGATTATTGACTATAGCAAGTACAAGTATGAACTTGCAAGAAGAGAGAAGGAAGCAAAGAAGAAGCAGAAGGTAATCGAAGTGAAAGAAGTTC
This region of Lachnospiraceae bacterium oral taxon 096 genomic DNA includes:
- a CDS encoding heavy metal translocating P-type ATPase — encoded protein: MKCKILHESKGRIRLHMAQKQMTLRQADMLLYYLEANENVLQATVYERTADAILHYKEGSRDKVLQALSKFSYADEKVAALVPEKTGRALTREYKEKLVMMVATKFARDLFLPMPIRTVLLVAHAIKYVWKGIKCLLRGKLEVEVLDALSIGISIVRADYSTAGSVMFLLGIGELLEEWTHKKSVDDLARSMALNVDKVWLKTENGDVLVPIGQIKAKDLITVHTGNVIAIDGKVVSGEAMVNQASLTGESVPVAKREGSYAYAGTVVEEGEIVIEAEQEVGHGRYDKVVQMIEDSEKLKSNTESKFARLADKLVPYSLAGTALTYLLTRNVTRALSVLMVDFSCALKLSMPLAVLSAMREAGKYNATVKGGKFLEAIAQADTIVFDKTGTLTFACPTVAKVIPCEKRDANEMLKIAACLEEHFPHSMANAVVKKAADMGISHKEMHSEVEYVVAHGIASKINKQRVVIGSAHFVFDDEHVKVSKADEKILDALEPRYSHLYLAIAGKLAAIIAIADPLRPEAKDVLAQLKELGIKKTVMMTGDNAQTAQAIAGEVGVDEFHAEVLPEDKAALVEQRKAAGHTVIMIGDGINDSPALSAADCGIAIGAGAAIAREISDVTIAAESLEELVMLKRLANLMMKRVHNNHHFVIGFNGALILLGTMGILQPTVSALLHNASTLGVSLVSMTNLIEN
- the infC gene encoding translation initiation factor IF-3 — protein: MINEQIRAKEVRLVSSDGEQLGVVSIAEAMAKAEEAELDLVLIAPTAKPPVCKIIDYSKYKYELARREKEAKKKQKVIEVKEVRLSPNIDTNDLNTKIGSARKFLEKGNKVKVTLRFRGREMARMFKSKYILDDFAEALSEVAVIDKPSKAEGRSLVMFLSAKKV